TGGCCAAGGTATGACTGGGATCTCCCCCACGGGGTGGCATCACCTCAGCCGTGACGGTGACGGCACCAGCCTCAAGACTGCGCTGCAGCGCTGAACCCAAACCCTTCAAATGCTTCTGATGGCCACTATGGAAGATCGCCAGTCAGGAATGAATGCCTAGGATGGAGGTGGAAGAATCGTCGGTGTCCAGCATGGTGAATGGCGATGGACATGGGTCCTCGAACATCTCACTCTCGACACGGGAGGTCGAAATCATCGAACTGGTCGCAGAGGGATTGACCAACCAGGAGATTGCAGAGCGGCTCACCATCAGCAAACGGACGGTCGACAATCACGTCAGCAACGTCTTCACCAAGACTGGCTCCAAGAACAGAGTTGCCCTGCTCAATTGGGCCATGGATCACGGGAAAATCTGCCGTGATGGCTTCAACTGTTGCCTACTCCCGGAATCATCCGTTGACGCGTCCTGACTGCCAGCGGCAGAGGCACAGGCAGATCCATTAGGGAGCAACTGGCCAGAGAAAGGTCGAACAGCTCGGCATACGCGACACAGGCCTCCCGATCCAGTCCGATGAATCGCAGAATTCCGTCGTGGTCGTAGAGGCCGTGCACGAGTCACTTCACGATTCCCAATCCAAATCTAAAGGAAAACCAAAGACTCTTTCAAGGATCGTGGGGTGATTGTCTTAAGTCGACTCCAGACCTTGACGCTGTCTCATCTCCAGAGGCCAGCTTGAAATCGGCTGATAAGCCAGTGCTGCATTGCTCCAGAGCCCTTCGCCGGTGACCTCCCGACCACACCACTCGGGTTGGTCAACGAGATCTGAAGCGTCACTGAGCTCTACCTCCGCCAGCACCAGCGGTGCATTGTCTCCTTCAAAGCAATCCACCACCCACTCGCCACCGGGAAGCGACAAGGCAAACCGGGTCTTGATTAACCGATGGGGCGCAAGCGTCCAGAGGGCTTCGGAATCAGCAGGCGGCAGTTCGTATTCGAATTCATGACGCGCGATTCCCTCCGCGGGCGCCTTGAGCGTGAGCCAAGCTTTTCCATCCGCCCGAAGCCGCACCCGGACGGTGAAACCGTCCTCACTCAAGACCAGATAGCCCTGTCTGAGCTGCTGTGGCTCTCCTGCATGGGCACGCCAGCCAGACCCGGTCACCAGGAAACGGCGTTCGATCTCAAGGGGCATCGCTGAGCTTTCAGTTGGGCGAGGGCATCGTGTCCACCAGGCTCCCGGCCCAGTGCAACTTGCGTGAAAGGGTGCGGTAGTAAGAGGGCGACTGCTCCAGCTGAACCATCAGCGCATGATGGGGAGCCCTTTGAATCACGCAGCATTCACCAGGGCACAGCACCGGCCCACTGGCGCCGTCCTTCCAGAGCTTCACTGGCCGATATCCGTCTCCAAGTGGCCAGATCACCAATCTCGACCTGGGTGGAAGCACCACCGGACGACTGGACAGACTCATCGGACAGATGGGGCTCACGATGATGGCGTCAATTCCTGGGTGGAGGATGGGTCCTCCGGCGGCCATGGCGTAGCCGGTTGAACCGGTTGGAGTCGCCAGGATCAAACCATCTCCGCGGACCTGGTCAACCACTTCTCCGTCAATCTCCAGTTCAAGGGTGCAGGTGGGCGCAAGATCCTCCTGACAGGGACGCAGATACAAATCATTCAGAGCCCAATGACGCTCAATGTCATCCGCGGCCTGCCCCCCTTCTCCAGATACGGAACAGTTGAGGTCATCGGCTCGATTCACCACAGCCTGCAGCATCATGCGACGTTCCATCGCGAAATGGTCGTCCTGCAGGCGTCGCCACAGACCATCACGCCGAATCAGCCCTGGTTCATGGGTGAGGAAGCCCAGATGACCGCCGACGTTGAAACAGAGAATCGGCACGTCATAAACAGCCAGATGCCTTGCAGCACCAAGAACCGTGCCGTCACCTCCAAGCACCACCGCCAGGTCAGGGAGTTCCGGTTCCGACGCAAGCAGGCCTGGGAAGGGATCCGCGCTGAGACCGCTCATCGCCACAGACACAGTCACGCCAAGAGACTCGAGCGTCTTGGCACAGGCCTTGGCCTCTTTCAAAGCCAGAGGGCTTTCAGCCCTATAGATCAACCAGACCCGATGCAGACGCATGATGAGGGCGCCGGCCCTACCAGCGCAGAAGGTTGAAGCGTTCCATGTCCACTGTGACGCGATTGCGATAAAGCGACAAAAGAATGGCCAGGCCAACCGCCGCTTCCGCAGCAGCCACGGTGATCACGAACACTGAGAAAATCTGACCACGGATCAGCTGGCCATCCACATAGGAGGAGAACGCCATCAGATTGATGTTCACACCATTGAGCATCAGCTCGATGCTCATCAGCACCCTCACAGCATTACGACTGTTGATCAGCCCCCAGACGCCCGTGCAAAACAGCACTGCGGCAACAAGCAGATAGGCCTCGAGAGGAACGGAACCGGACAGCAGCTCGGAGAGCATGACAAGAAGGCAGGGAAAGGTCAGGAAGGTGGTTGATCAACCAGCAGGGGAGTCCGGGCCTTTTCAATCAGGCCTTGATCCGCAAGTTCACCAGTGCCTGGATCGACGGCCTGAACATCGCGTCGAGCCAGCACAATTGCTCCAATCATGGCCATCAGCAACAGAACTGAGGCCAGCTCAAAAGGAAGCAAATAATCGGTAAAGAGATGCTCACCGATTCGAACCGTGGCGTCTTCGCCAATTGGCTCTGGCCCTTCCGCCCATGGAGTTGTGAGGACGACCCTTGTTAACAAGGCGAAGAGGCCGGCACAGACGCCACCGGAAAGCAGGCGACGCAAGGTCAACCCTGGAATTGGAGCAAGGTCTTCCTTTTTGTTGACGAGCATGATCGCAAACAAGATCAGCACGTTCACAGCACCGACGTAGACCAGCACCTGGGCTGCAGCAACGAAACTGGCATTGAGCAACAGATACAAACCAGCCACTGCCAGGAACACGCCCCCAAGCAGAAAGGCCGAATAGACGATGTTGCTGAGCAACACCACCCCGAGAGCTCCCAGCACAACCACAGAGCTGAGCACCAGAAAGCAGATCAGTTGCGTTGACGCTGCGATCGTCATTCAGCACTCTCCTTGCGATCCGTTGACACCGTGGTCGATTCTCCCGCATCCACTGTTGAAACAGCTGCGGCTGACTTCATGGCAGCCAGCAGCTGATCGGGTCGCTGCCCAGCCCGTGGGCGATCGGGATCCACAACATGGGGATCGATTTCGCCGGCCGGAAGGTAAGCAAATTCCCGCAGAGGCAGAACTGATGGGTCGGTGGTCACGCTGGTAGGGAGACGCCCCAGTGCGACGTTGTCGTAGTTGAGGCTGTGACGGTCAAATGCCGCCAGCTCGTACTCCTCCGTCATCGAAAGGCAATTGGTGGGGCAGTACTCCACGCAATTTCCACAAAAAATGCACACCCCGAAATCAATCGAGTAATTCCTCAGTTCTTTCTTTTTGGTGGCCTTATTCATCACCCAATCCACCACGGGCAGATTGATCGGGCAGACGCGCACGCACACCTCACAGGCAATGCACTTATCAAACTCGTAATGGATGCGCCCGCGATACCTTTCCGAGGGGATCAGCTTCTCGTAGGGGTACTGCACCGTGACGGGACGGCGCTTCATATGGTCGAAGGTGACGGCCAGACCCTGAGTGAGATTGCGCGCCGCGTCGACGGCATCTCTGGTGTAGTCACCAACCTGTTTGAGAAAACCGAACATGGCCTGAGGGAGGGGAGACGGAGTGACCGCTGAGCAAGAGCCTAGGTAATTAAACCTAACCCCCGAAGGCGACCGGGAAGGCAAGTTTCAGCGCTGCGGTCACGAGCAAATTGACCAAAGCCAGTGGCAGCAGGAACTTCCAACCAAGATCAAGAAGCTGGTCAATGCGAACCCGCGGCGTCGACCAGCGCAACAGGATGGCAATGAAAACGAGCAGATAGGCCTTCAGCACGGTCATCACAATGCCTGTTGTGCCTGTGATCACCTGGACGAGAGGAGCATCGACCGATTGCCCCAGCCAGCCGGCCAGCCATTCCACCGGCAAAGGGAAGCCCCAGCCGCCGAGATAGAGCACCGAAACCAGCAGAGCTGACAGCACCAGATTGATGTAGCTGCCGAGGTAGAAGAGCGCGAACTTCATGCCGGCGTATTCGGTCTGATAACCGGCAACCAGCTCCTCTTCCGCTTCGGGGAGGTCGAACGGAAGGCGTTCACATTCCGCCAAAGCGCAGATCCAGAAAATCAGAAAGCCGACAGGTTGGCGCCAGATATTCCAGCTGAGGATTCCCGCACCGGTTTGCTGATCGACGATGTCGACGGTGCTGAGGGAATTGCTCATCATCACCACCGCAAGCACAGCGAGAGCGAGGGGAATCTCGTAGCTGATCGACTGTGCAGCTGCCCTGAGACCTCCAAGCAGGGAATATTTGTTGTTCGAGGCGTATCCGCTCATCAACAGGCCGATCGGCTGAACGCTGCTGAGAGAGATCCACAGAAAAATGCCTACACCCACATTGCTGATCAAAAGGTTCTGACCGAAGGGAACGATCAACCAGGACAGAATCACTGGAACAACGACCAGAACAGGGCCGAGCGTGAACAACAGACTGTCGGCCCTGGCGGGAATGATGTCTTCCTTCACCAGCAATTTGAGACCATCAGCCAAGGGCTGAAGAACACCAAGTGCCCCGGCATATTCAGGTCCGATGCGCTGCTGAACCGCTGCTGAGATCTTGCGTTCAAGCCAAACGGTGACGAGAACCCCCACCACTGCTGCAACAAGCACCAACAGCATGGGTAGTGGAAGCCAGATCAAGCGAGCTGCCTGCTCAGACAGTCCAAAGCCCTCGAGAGCTTGACTGAAACTTCGTTCCAGATCCAGGCCTGGACTGACCAGAGCCGGTGCGCTGGTGGCGAGGAAAGTCACCATGAGCAAAGGTGTGATGAATGTAACTTAAGTGGTGATGGTTGGAACTCGGGCCTCCAGTGGCGTCCATTGGCGCAGATCACTGCCTGTGTAGATCTGAGATGGCCGAAAGATTCGATTGGCACCAAGCTGTTCACGCCAGTGAGCCAGCCATCCGGCCACTCTTGCGATGGCAAAGACCGGCGTGAACAGGTCTCTGGGAATACCCAGCTTGCGGTAAACAAGTCCGGAATAGAAATCCACATTGGGATAAATCCCTTTTGGGCCGAGACGGGTTTCCGCCGCTGTCTCCAGAGCTCTGGCCACGTCGTACATCTCATCGTGACCAAAGCGTTCGAACATCTCTTCAGCGAGAGCCTGAAGAATCACCGCACGAGGATCTTTGACGCGGTATTCACGGTGACCGAATCCCATGATCTTGCGCTTGCTGGCCATGGCCTCATCGAGATAGCCTGCGGCCTGATCTGGTGTGCCGATCTCCTCGAGCATCGCCAGGACATCTTCATTGGCCCCGCCATGAAGGGGACCAGCCAGCGTGCCGACGGCTGAGGCGACGACCGCATAAGGATCGGTGAGTGTGCTGGCGGTGACGCGGGCACTGAAAGTGCTCGCATTGAGACTGTGCTCCGCATGCAGGATCAGGCACTGATCAAAGATCCTTGAGGCCATGGGATCCGGCTCACGCTCCATGAGCATGTAGAGAAAATTGGCGGAATACGCCAGATCGTCCCTGGGCTGAATGGGATCTTGGCCTTTACGGATCAGCTGAAAGGCGGCGACCATGGTCGGGATCTTGGCGATCAGCCGAACCACCGCGTCATAGATGTACTGAGGGTCGTCGATGGCACGACGTGAATAAAACAGACCCAAAGACGCTGCGCTGGACTGCAGAGCATCCATCGGATGCCCATCGGAGGGGAAGCACTTCATCATGTCCCTGACGCGGAAACTCACGCGTCGGTGCATCTGCACTTCGTCCTCAAAGTCGCGTAACTGCTGAGGAGTGGGCAATTGCCCCCAGATCAGCAGGTATGTGGTCTCCAGAAAGCTGCAGTGGTTGGCCAGATCGTCGACGGGATAGCCGCGATAGGACAGGCAGCCTGCATGACCATCAATGTCACAGATGGACGACTGGGTGGCAGGCACCCCCTCAAGTCCGGGGCGGAACACCAGACCCGTTCGCTCATGACGGATCTCGGCACCATCGTTCTGACTCACCAACCTCCGCTTCAGCGCAAGGGCAACTTAAACGGAGCGCGGGAGCAAAAGACGAGGCCTGAGTAATGCCTGCAGTTCAGCCTGACCCCGAGGATCGCTCAGGTCAGCCTGCCAACTGAGATGGCAGTATCCCGCCTTGCGCAAGCGCAGGCTGCTGGCGGGTGCTCCGATCAGCGTCGCCGCAAGAGTGCTCAGATCTGGCTCATGGCCAACCAACAGGCAACAGCCGGACACGCGGGAGACCAACGGCCACGGGTCACCGCCTGGCTCCAGGGCTGAATCCAGACGGATCGACTTCGCCAACCCAGCCTGGACCGCCAACTCAGCGGTCTGCCTGCATCGCCTGTAAGGACTGCTGATCAGTGTGTCCGCCTGAACATCCAGCCTCCGCAGTTGTCGGACAACCTCCAGAGTTCGCCGCATGCCGCGATCGGTCAGGGGGCGATCGGGATGATCACGGCCGCAGACCCGTTCTGCGGCAATGCCATGGCGCAGGAGAAGAAGATCAACCGAGCTGGAGTCGCGCACGCAGACGCAAGCTGCTCACACGTTCATCCTGAACGGAGGTGGCGTTCGGGTCAGCCCCAGCAGAGACAGCTAAACCTTTCACAGCTGGCAACAGTGATCGACCTGCCACCCCCTGCACCAGCTCCCAGGGTCGCCACTGACCCAGGTGCAAGCGGCTTGGCGCCGCAGCGAGTGCCAGTTGCTGAGACAGCACTGACTGACTCGCGAACTGCAGCTCCTGCAGCTGCTGCTGTCGCTGCATCAGGTCCCCACTCTCACCGCGACGGCGCAAACCATCGAGGGTCTCTGCCCACCAGTTCACACCGGTGTGCCGCTCCAGAGCGACAGCAAGTTCAGCTTGCAGCGACTCCTCTCCTCGACGTCGTTGACGAGCCAGACGGGTCCAGACCTGAACAGGTTGGCCTTCGCTGTCGAGAGTGGAGCCTGTCAACCCAAGCCCCTGAAGTCGCTGATCCACCACTTCGGGATCGGGACGATTCGGCCGGGTGCCTAACACCCAGCCCTGCGGCCCTTGCTGCCAAAGCATGGGCCCCTCATCGAGGCCGGCGACCGCAGCCGCGGCCCCGGTCGACAGGGATTCGATCGACTGCCGCAGAAGGGGAGCGATCCACTGAGCCAGGGGCTCATTGGCATCGGCAGCCAGAAGATCCGCAGGATTCGTGAGCAGAGCGACTGTCTCCGCATCACCACCGGCATCTCTAAGCAACACATCGCTGTCCGCCAGCTGAGACATCCGGGGAATCAGAGGCTCACGGAAGTGAACCACGGCATCAAGCGCCAGATCAGCGCCCTGCGGTGTCAGCGATGCCACCAGCCCCTGCAGGTCTTCACGGGCAGTGATCGCTGAGGGGACCCCCAGCCAGCGGTCCATCGCACCAGGGGTGGCAATCAGAACGGCAGCACCACGACCGAAGCTCTGCAGATCAGCCGCCAGAACAGGGTCTCCGAGCTGATGCTGACTGTCCAGTTGAGAGACATCCAGCGCCTGTTCAAGCACGCCTCGCCCTGAAGCCAGCAACAGCAGATCGTCGTCGATCAAGGCCGTGGCGATCGGTTGGGGATCTCTTCCCAGCAGGGCACCGCGACCGCTGATCAGTCCCATACCGCGGTAGCGGGAGATCTGCAGATCGGTGCCTGCCAGGCTTCGGGTCTGCCAGAAACGCTGCAGAAAGCGCTTGGCCCCATCTTCATCGCGGCTGGACAGTGCCAGGACCCAACCCTGCTTCGGTTGTTCCCCGGACTGCTGTGCAGGAGCGTCAAGCACTGCAAAGCTGACCTCGGGCCCGATCCAGCCGGCCAGCTCAGTGCTGAAGTCAAGGCCGGCCAGAGCAAAGGCACCATCTCTGAGCTGACGGGTGCTGTCATTCACCAGTTGGCGCTGGCGAACGGGCGCAACGGCCTGGGCGTAAGCAGGCACCTGACGCGAGTCGACCAGCCAGTGCAGCGTCAGGGCTGCATCACTTGGCATAAACCGTGCTGCGCGGGGCAGTTCAAGTGGCCGGTCCATGATCCGCAGCGGGCTCTGACGAGCCATCGCCCACCAAACACCCAGCGCCAGGGTGAGCAGCACCATCGCCACAGCGACCAGAGCCAACAGGAACGAGCGCCCTTTCATGAACAGGCGGTGAAGCACATGGTGCTCATCTTCTATCCATCCATGGTGCTGTGCCAGCCCAAAGCCAGACTGAAGCGATGAATGGACCCACCCCCAAACCCCTCAAAGCCAGCGAACTGAACGACTGGCTCAACGACAACACCGATCTGACCGTTGTGGATGTGCGGGAGCAGCAGGAACTGGTGATCGCTCCATTTCCGCACCCGGTAAAGCATCTGCCCCTCAGTGATGCTGAAAACTGGATGGGGAGCATTGATGACGTGCTGCCAAACGGTGGTTCGATCGTGGTGCTGTGCCATGCCGGTGTGCGCAGCTGGAATTTCGGTTGCTGGCTGCTCGAGAATCGACCATCCCTGGACGTCTGGAACCTTGAGGGTGGCATTGACGCCTGGAGCGTTGTGGTGGATCCCGCAGTGCCGCGCTACTGAACGCCCTGCCACTGATCAGCGCGCCAGTCAGCCGAACGGCATGCATTCATGACAGGAACCAATCTCCCTGACTGATTCTTCGTAAGATCGCGATCCGCAAGGTGATCTCCGTGAAGCCGCTGCCCCGAAGACAGCAGGAGGTTCTTCAGGCCACGGTCCACCACTATGTCGACACCATCGAACCGGTGGGCAGTCGCGCTTTAGTGCAGAGATTCGGAATCAAAGCGAGTTCGGCCACGGTGCGTTCGGCCATGGGAGCTCTGGAACAGCGTGGACTCCTGACCCAGCCACACACGTCAGCGGGTCGCGTGCCCAGCCCCCAGGGCTACCGCCACTATGTGGACTGCCTTCTGCCCGAACCCGGTGCGGGTGCCCATCACCTGGAGCGGGAATTGACCCAGCTGAGCCTGCGCTGGGCGGCACTGGATGACCTGCTGCTGCAGCTGGCACGCCGGCTGACGGATTTCACAGGTCTGATGAGCCTGATCAGCCCGCCGCAACGATCCCAGAGCAATCTCAGAACCATTCGCCTGGTGCGCAGTGAAGACCGCCTGCTGGTGATGCTCGTGGGCGATTCCAGCCAGGCCCATCACCTCAATCTGCGGCTGCCCCATGGCAGTGCCGGTCAGGTGGAAGCCTTAGAACGCTGGACCTCAGACCAACTGGTGCAGGCCGGAAAGCTGGACTGGAGCTGTCTGCCACAGCAGCTGCAATCCTGCGGAAGGGCACTTCAGGACGCGCTGGAGAACGGCAATCCCTTCCAACGCCCGATCGAGCAGGCACCGTTAGTGCATGGGGTGTCGCGGCTCGTGGCTGAACCCGAATTCAGTGACAGCGCCAGGGTGAGGCCTCTTCTCGACCTGATGGACAGTGACCCGGCAGCGTTTGTTCCCGCACCTGCCTGGTCCGACGGACGCGTCTGGATCGGCCAGGAGCATCCTGAGACAGCATTGAGCCGCTGCTCAGTCGTCCAGGCCAGCTATCGCAGCGGTGACGGAGGCGTGGGCCAGGTTGCCCTGATCGGCCCCATGCGGATGGCCTACGCGACCGCTCGTGCGGCCGTCAACTCCGTTGCTGTCACCCTGGAGCGCTTACTCAGCTGAGACATGCTCTGAATCTTCAGAGTGCGTCGCCAAGCTGCTCGGCGACCGTGTTCACATCCTTGTCACCACGACCAGAGCAGTTCAACACCACTTCAGTGCCATCCGCCAGCGTTGGACAGAGGGTCTCAAGCCAGGCGAATGCATGCGCTGTCTCGAGGGCAGGAATGATGCCCTCCAGTCGGCTCACCAGTTGAAGCGCCTGGAGCGCTTCAGCGTCGGTGACGGCGCCGTATTCGGCCCGGCCAATCTCGCGCAGGTAGCTGTGTTCAGGCCCAACTCCGGGGTAGTCCAGGCCGGCACTGATCGAATGAGCTTCCTGGACCTGCCCGTCCTGATCCTGCAGCAAAAGGCTCATGGCACCGTGAAGCACACCGACCCTGCCTTCCGTCATCGTGGCGGCATGACGGCCTGTGGCGACGCCATCACCGGCTGCCTCAACTCCGATCAGACGTACATCGCTGCACTCCACAAAGGGATGAAAAAGACCCATGGCGTTGGAACCCCCACCAACGCAAGCCATCAGCACATCCGGCAAACGACCGAACGCTTGCTGGCATTGGTCCCTGGCTTCCTCTCCGATCACTGCATGAAAGTCGCGAACCAACATTGGATAGGGGTGGGGGCCTGCCACTGACCCGAGGATGTAATGCGTGGTCTCCACATTCGTAACCC
This genomic window from Synechococcus sp. MIT S9220 contains:
- a CDS encoding LuxR C-terminal-related transcriptional regulator encodes the protein MVNGDGHGSSNISLSTREVEIIELVAEGLTNQEIAERLTISKRTVDNHVSNVFTKTGSKNRVALLNWAMDHGKICRDGFNCCLLPESSVDAS
- a CDS encoding CYTH domain-containing protein, producing MPLEIERRFLVTGSGWRAHAGEPQQLRQGYLVLSEDGFTVRVRLRADGKAWLTLKAPAEGIARHEFEYELPPADSEALWTLAPHRLIKTRFALSLPGGEWVVDCFEGDNAPLVLAEVELSDASDLVDQPEWCGREVTGEGLWSNAALAYQPISSWPLEMRQRQGLEST
- a CDS encoding NAD(+) kinase — translated: MRLHRVWLIYRAESPLALKEAKACAKTLESLGVTVSVAMSGLSADPFPGLLASEPELPDLAVVLGGDGTVLGAARHLAVYDVPILCFNVGGHLGFLTHEPGLIRRDGLWRRLQDDHFAMERRMMLQAVVNRADDLNCSVSGEGGQAADDIERHWALNDLYLRPCQEDLAPTCTLELEIDGEVVDQVRGDGLILATPTGSTGYAMAAGGPILHPGIDAIIVSPICPMSLSSRPVVLPPRSRLVIWPLGDGYRPVKLWKDGASGPVLCPGECCVIQRAPHHALMVQLEQSPSYYRTLSRKLHWAGSLVDTMPSPN
- the nuoK gene encoding NADH-quinone oxidoreductase subunit NuoK; this translates as MLSELLSGSVPLEAYLLVAAVLFCTGVWGLINSRNAVRVLMSIELMLNGVNINLMAFSSYVDGQLIRGQIFSVFVITVAAAEAAVGLAILLSLYRNRVTVDMERFNLLRW
- a CDS encoding NADH-quinone oxidoreductase subunit J, which produces MTIAASTQLICFLVLSSVVVLGALGVVLLSNIVYSAFLLGGVFLAVAGLYLLLNASFVAAAQVLVYVGAVNVLILFAIMLVNKKEDLAPIPGLTLRRLLSGGVCAGLFALLTRVVLTTPWAEGPEPIGEDATVRIGEHLFTDYLLPFELASVLLLMAMIGAIVLARRDVQAVDPGTGELADQGLIEKARTPLLVDQPPS
- the ndhI gene encoding NAD(P)H-quinone oxidoreductase subunit I yields the protein MFGFLKQVGDYTRDAVDAARNLTQGLAVTFDHMKRRPVTVQYPYEKLIPSERYRGRIHYEFDKCIACEVCVRVCPINLPVVDWVMNKATKKKELRNYSIDFGVCIFCGNCVEYCPTNCLSMTEEYELAAFDRHSLNYDNVALGRLPTSVTTDPSVLPLREFAYLPAGEIDPHVVDPDRPRAGQRPDQLLAAMKSAAAVSTVDAGESTTVSTDRKESAE
- the nuoH gene encoding NADH-quinone oxidoreductase subunit NuoH, which produces MVTFLATSAPALVSPGLDLERSFSQALEGFGLSEQAARLIWLPLPMLLVLVAAVVGVLVTVWLERKISAAVQQRIGPEYAGALGVLQPLADGLKLLVKEDIIPARADSLLFTLGPVLVVVPVILSWLIVPFGQNLLISNVGVGIFLWISLSSVQPIGLLMSGYASNNKYSLLGGLRAAAQSISYEIPLALAVLAVVMMSNSLSTVDIVDQQTGAGILSWNIWRQPVGFLIFWICALAECERLPFDLPEAEEELVAGYQTEYAGMKFALFYLGSYINLVLSALLVSVLYLGGWGFPLPVEWLAGWLGQSVDAPLVQVITGTTGIVMTVLKAYLLVFIAILLRWSTPRVRIDQLLDLGWKFLLPLALVNLLVTAALKLAFPVAFGG
- a CDS encoding citrate synthase, which encodes MSQNDGAEIRHERTGLVFRPGLEGVPATQSSICDIDGHAGCLSYRGYPVDDLANHCSFLETTYLLIWGQLPTPQQLRDFEDEVQMHRRVSFRVRDMMKCFPSDGHPMDALQSSAASLGLFYSRRAIDDPQYIYDAVVRLIAKIPTMVAAFQLIRKGQDPIQPRDDLAYSANFLYMLMEREPDPMASRIFDQCLILHAEHSLNASTFSARVTASTLTDPYAVVASAVGTLAGPLHGGANEDVLAMLEEIGTPDQAAGYLDEAMASKRKIMGFGHREYRVKDPRAVILQALAEEMFERFGHDEMYDVARALETAAETRLGPKGIYPNVDFYSGLVYRKLGIPRDLFTPVFAIARVAGWLAHWREQLGANRIFRPSQIYTGSDLRQWTPLEARVPTITT
- a CDS encoding histidine phosphatase family protein, giving the protein MRDSSSVDLLLLRHGIAAERVCGRDHPDRPLTDRGMRRTLEVVRQLRRLDVQADTLISSPYRRCRQTAELAVQAGLAKSIRLDSALEPGGDPWPLVSRVSGCCLLVGHEPDLSTLAATLIGAPASSLRLRKAGYCHLSWQADLSDPRGQAELQALLRPRLLLPRSV
- a CDS encoding DUF3352 domain-containing protein; its protein translation is MKGRSFLLALVAVAMVLLTLALGVWWAMARQSPLRIMDRPLELPRAARFMPSDAALTLHWLVDSRQVPAYAQAVAPVRQRQLVNDSTRQLRDGAFALAGLDFSTELAGWIGPEVSFAVLDAPAQQSGEQPKQGWVLALSSRDEDGAKRFLQRFWQTRSLAGTDLQISRYRGMGLISGRGALLGRDPQPIATALIDDDLLLLASGRGVLEQALDVSQLDSQHQLGDPVLAADLQSFGRGAAVLIATPGAMDRWLGVPSAITAREDLQGLVASLTPQGADLALDAVVHFREPLIPRMSQLADSDVLLRDAGGDAETVALLTNPADLLAADANEPLAQWIAPLLRQSIESLSTGAAAAVAGLDEGPMLWQQGPQGWVLGTRPNRPDPEVVDQRLQGLGLTGSTLDSEGQPVQVWTRLARQRRRGEESLQAELAVALERHTGVNWWAETLDGLRRRGESGDLMQRQQQLQELQFASQSVLSQQLALAAAPSRLHLGQWRPWELVQGVAGRSLLPAVKGLAVSAGADPNATSVQDERVSSLRLRARLQLG
- a CDS encoding rhodanese-like domain-containing protein; the protein is MNGPTPKPLKASELNDWLNDNTDLTVVDVREQQELVIAPFPHPVKHLPLSDAENWMGSIDDVLPNGGSIVVLCHAGVRSWNFGCWLLENRPSLDVWNLEGGIDAWSVVVDPAVPRY
- a CDS encoding heat-inducible transcriptional repressor HrcA, whose protein sequence is MKPLPRRQQEVLQATVHHYVDTIEPVGSRALVQRFGIKASSATVRSAMGALEQRGLLTQPHTSAGRVPSPQGYRHYVDCLLPEPGAGAHHLERELTQLSLRWAALDDLLLQLARRLTDFTGLMSLISPPQRSQSNLRTIRLVRSEDRLLVMLVGDSSQAHHLNLRLPHGSAGQVEALERWTSDQLVQAGKLDWSCLPQQLQSCGRALQDALENGNPFQRPIEQAPLVHGVSRLVAEPEFSDSARVRPLLDLMDSDPAAFVPAPAWSDGRVWIGQEHPETALSRCSVVQASYRSGDGGVGQVALIGPMRMAYATARAAVNSVAVTLERLLS
- the trpB gene encoding tryptophan synthase subunit beta codes for the protein MTSTLPPKPTAQDLAVSSRPASSGRFGRFGGQYVPETLMPALAELETAAAEAWKDPAFTSELNRLLRNYVGRATPLYEAERLTAHYRRSDGGPRIWLKREDLNHTGAHKINNALGQALLALRMGKKRIIAETGAGQHGVATATVCARFGLECVVYMGAEDMRRQALNVFRMRLLGASVQPVTAGTATLKDATSEAIRDWVTNVETTHYILGSVAGPHPYPMLVRDFHAVIGEEARDQCQQAFGRLPDVLMACVGGGSNAMGLFHPFVECSDVRLIGVEAAGDGVATGRHAATMTEGRVGVLHGAMSLLLQDQDGQVQEAHSISAGLDYPGVGPEHSYLREIGRAEYGAVTDAEALQALQLVSRLEGIIPALETAHAFAWLETLCPTLADGTEVVLNCSGRGDKDVNTVAEQLGDAL